From one Cucurbita pepo subsp. pepo cultivar mu-cu-16 unplaced genomic scaffold, ASM280686v2 Cp4.1_scaffold000211, whole genome shotgun sequence genomic stretch:
- the LOC111784482 gene encoding uncharacterized protein LOC111784482, which produces MASFLGSNSPQVSSLSSLEIKFVGICGNYQIDRRPASPGRSISVQKNRDGNANAVASSNKRKWCMCSPSTHPASFRCSLHNKKSRHSVNALNRSEFSNGSLDFRRSAMTNSIARIGGVEGADLVKRALSALIRPSSHQLRPRSAFQPRPSRLSVMSKAEQE; this is translated from the coding sequence ATGGCTTCCTTCCTCGGCTCCAACTCTCCACAAGTTTCATCTCTGTCGTCGTTGGAGATCAAATTCGTCGGAATCTGCGGAAACTATCAGATTGATCGAAGGCCGGCATCTCCCGGCCGTTCGATTTCGGTTCAGAAGAATCGCGACGGAAATGCGAATGCGGTTGCGTCGTCGAATAAGAGGAAATGGTGTATGTGTTCTCCGTCTACTCATCCAGCCTCTTTCCGGTGTTCGCTCCACAACAAGAAGTCGAGGCACTCTGTTAATGCCCTGAATCGCAGCGAGTTCTCGAACGGATCGTTGGATTTTCGTAGATCGGCAATGACGAATTCGATTGCCAGAATCGGAGGCGTGGAAGGTGCTGATCTCGTGAAGAGAGCTTTATCGGCTTTGATTAGGCCTTCTTCGCATCAGTTGCGGCCGCGATCAGCGTTTCAACCTAGACCTAGCCGTCTATCAGTCATGTCAAAAGCAGAGCAGGAGTAG